In a single window of the Dinghuibacter silviterrae genome:
- a CDS encoding sensor histidine kinase has protein sequence MAKPPITVTRFKIIFSACWLAWALANTWLLVRFGFKPYVAFDDAFVTNGLFCAASVMLSNNLGYYRPRQGKIYILLIWGLGLVGICIGLDHLLLSSLLPGETAYLDFLSKSLPARFCLGLLLLGFTAMLSLLWYNMEDQQENERRQNSTERLARDAELYNLRQQLQPHFLFNSLNSISALVCSEPEQARKMIQQLSEFLRGTIKKDEQSRVPLSEELEYLQLYLEIEKVRFGHRLSTVIESDEAAKILTIPSLLLQPIVENAIKFGLYDTTEAVEIRISAAAVQKDLVLEVTNPFDPETSSPRRGTGFGLNSVQRRLYLIYARNDLLQTSVSGNLFTTIIKIPQIHDQSDPD, from the coding sequence ATGGCAAAGCCTCCGATAACAGTGACCCGTTTTAAGATCATCTTCTCCGCCTGCTGGCTGGCGTGGGCGCTTGCGAACACCTGGCTGCTGGTGCGTTTTGGGTTCAAGCCGTATGTCGCTTTTGATGACGCTTTTGTCACCAACGGCTTGTTTTGTGCGGCCTCCGTTATGCTGAGCAACAACCTGGGGTATTACCGGCCCCGTCAGGGAAAGATCTATATCCTGTTGATATGGGGGCTGGGCCTGGTCGGTATATGCATCGGCCTGGACCACCTGCTCCTGTCCTCCCTTCTCCCCGGGGAGACGGCTTACCTGGACTTCCTGTCCAAATCGCTCCCGGCCCGTTTTTGTCTCGGGCTCCTGCTCCTTGGTTTTACCGCCATGTTGAGCCTGTTGTGGTATAACATGGAGGACCAGCAGGAAAACGAGCGCCGGCAAAATTCGACGGAGCGCCTGGCCCGGGACGCGGAACTGTACAACCTCCGCCAGCAACTCCAGCCGCACTTCCTTTTCAACAGCCTGAACTCGATCAGCGCCCTGGTCTGCAGCGAACCGGAACAGGCCCGCAAAATGATCCAGCAGCTATCCGAATTCCTGAGGGGAACGATCAAAAAGGACGAGCAGTCCCGGGTCCCCCTTTCCGAGGAGCTGGAATATTTACAACTTTACCTGGAGATTGAAAAAGTCCGGTTCGGGCACCGCTTGTCCACGGTGATCGAAAGCGACGAAGCGGCGAAGATCCTCACGATCCCTTCGCTTTTGCTGCAACCCATTGTGGAAAATGCAATCAAGTTTGGTCTTTACGACACAACGGAAGCGGTGGAGATCCGCATCAGCGCCGCCGCAGTACAAAAGGACCTCGTCCTTGAAGTGACCAATCCCTTTGACCCGGAAACTTCGTCTCCGCGCAGGGGTACGGGGTTTGGGCTGAATTCGGTGCAAAGAAGGCTTTACCTGATCTATGCCCGCAACGACCTGTTACAAACTTCCGTATCCGGAAACTTATTTACGACGATTATTAAAATACCACAGATACATGATCAAAGCGATCCTGATTGA